From Vitis vinifera cultivar Pinot Noir 40024 chromosome 5, ASM3070453v1, the proteins below share one genomic window:
- the LOC109122695 gene encoding uncharacterized protein LOC109122695, with protein MDQLGASNLSEEFQNLDMDSNSNQVVAQDPSPAQTSNQAANGDGSHTVITGMDADVYKAAAKGNIEVLEKISDHDLLVHLTPKHNTILHIAAQFGQLESVNLILRLPSSSSLLLHPNLKGDIPLHLAAREGHLDVVKALLDAATDIETGLEADKLMLRMTNKEKDTALHEAVRYGQYSLVKLLIEKDPEYTYGANVSGGTPLYMAAERGFTRIVQIILDKSHKTRTSPAYSGFMGRTALHAAVLCNDQEMTDAILKWNPALTKEVDEKGWSPLHCAAERNCHPTIVRQLLENSDKSVAYLGINDGNKTALHIASFHHHKNIIEELLSHYPDCCEQVDNDGHNVFHFSLMKKGDHDYKPSDYFQNEWLRARGLVNEKDGQGNTPIHLLSSYQISDFRFLFDWNVDKKAYNSKNLTAYDIISRAKKDSSKKKDVIQGAFEMVMPETRSWFWERETKKLVKYLTVNDGIEENIFGKNVRLPHHFSYMFEFI; from the exons ATGGATCAGCTGGGTGCTTCGAACCTCAGTGAAGAATTTCAGAATCTTGACATGGATTCTAATTCCAATCAGGTTGTAGCTCAAGATCCTAGCCCAGCCCAGACCTCCAACCAAGCTGCAAATGGAGATGGCAGCCACACTGTCATCACGGGCATGGATGCGGACGTGTACAAGGCGGCAGCAAAGGGGAACATTGAAGTCCTCGAAAAAATTTCAGATCATGACTTACTAGTCCATTTAACCCCAAAGCATAACACAATACTCCACATCGCTGCCCAGTTCGGTCAACTGGAGTCTGTGAATTTGATCCTTAGGTTGCCTTCATCTTCATCTCTACTGCTACACCCTAATCTGAAAGGGGACATTCCGCTTCACCTTGCAGCAAGGGAAGGGCATTTGGATGTTGTGAAAGCTCTTTTAGACGCTGCCACAGATATTGAAACTGGGCTTGAAGCAGATAAGTTGATGTTGAGGATGACAAATAAGGAGAAAGACACAGCCTTGCATGAGGCAGTGCGATATGGCCAATATTCTTTGGTGAAGTTATTGATTGAGAAAGACCCTGAGTATACTTATGGTGCTAATGTTTCTGGTGGGACTCCTCTTTACATGGCTGCTGAGAGAGGATTTACCAGAATAGTGCAAATTATCCTAGACAAAAGTCACAAAACTCGCACTTCACCAGCCTACAGTGGCTTCATGGGTAGAACGGCCTTGCATGCTGCTGTACTCTGCAATGACCAAG AAATGACCGACGCGATATTGAAATGGAATCCAGCTCTAACTAAGGAAGTGGATGAGAAAGGGTGGTCTCCACTTCACTGTGCTGCAGAGAGAAATTGTCATCCAACAATTGTGAGGCAACTGCTAGAGAATTCAGATAAGAGTGTAGCATATCTTGGGATCAATGATGGTAACAAGACTGCCCTTCATATTGCATCTTTCCACCATCATAAAAACATAATAGAGGAGCTCCTATCTCACTATCCAGATTGTTGCGAGCAAGTCGATAACGACGGCCATAATGTTTTTCACTTTTCCCTGATGAAAAAGGGAGACCATGATTATAAGCCTAGTGATTACTTTCAAAATGAATGGTTAAGAGCCAGAGGACTTGTAAATGAGAAAGATGGTCAAGGAAACACACCCATCCACTTGCTCTCTTCTTATCAAATTTCAGATTTTCGGTTCTTATTCGATTGGAATGTGGATAAGAAGGCGTATAATAGCAAAAACTTGACAGCTTACGACATAATTTCGAGGGCCAAGAAGGACAGTTCCAAGAAAAAG GATGTGATCCAAGGTGCCTTCGAGATGGTTATGCCTGAAACTAGATCTTGGTTTTGGGAGAGGGAAACTAAGAAATTAGTGAAATACTTGACAGTTAACGACGGGATCGAGGAGAACATTTTTGGGAAAAATGTAAGGCTTCCACATCACTTCAGTTATATGTTTGAGTTCATTTGA